Genomic DNA from Manihot esculenta cultivar AM560-2 chromosome 15, M.esculenta_v8, whole genome shotgun sequence:
TGAATACCCTGTCTTTGGCTAAGCCCATATTGAAAAGGGTAAGTTTTAACTCTATTAAGACCCAATATATAGGTCTATTTCATATATAAGTTCAGGACTTGCTTTGACGGACCAAAGTGGGCTCAAGCTTATATATGGGAGGTCCAACTCGATAAACCTGCTGAATTCATGGGGCAATAGATCCTGTAACATTCGGAATCGTGTCTATATATCGTTGGATGTAATTAAATGACCGTTTGATAATAGAAAAGAGTGTAGTATGTTCGTATATACTGTCAAACATTATTATGGCAAAAGGTATAGACACGAACGATAattacatattattaaaaaataaaaataaaaaataaaaaaaatagagagaagaaaaattaaattaaatctattaaaatatattttaaaattatttttttattgaattttaaaacattaaagctaaaggattaaattattataaattattaaattagataaattaaattattataatttaataatgaattaaaaattttttattaataagacgaaattttaaaaactaattatttttcGTCAAAGTGTCGTAACTAAATATTATGTTTTCGTTGAACgtactatattttaaattacaaaaaaatccTAAATTTGTACAATAAGTAACCTTGCAAAAACCAATAGCCCCACTCTTCCTTACACCGTACATCTACGGTCCAAAAGCAAAGTCTGTGACTCCATCGCCTCCTTCCTTATATATATCCCTCCCTGCGCTATCATTCATAGCCTACACAAAACCACCACCAGCTCCTCCTCGACCACCACTATTACCACCTTTTGCTTCACTCTCTTCTGCAATTACTTGCTAATTCTTGCATGGCAGTGAGCTTGCTTGCACGCGAGATATCCGACCTCTGTCTAGGCAAGCCTGCACTGAGGTCTCTCCCCCTCACTGCCACTGTTGCAGATGCTCTCTCAGCTCTAAAGAACTCTGATGATAACTTCTTAAGCGTCTGGAGTTGTGACCACACGCCTAAAAAAGTTGCTGGCTTTCAAGGGGATGTTGATGAAGATGACTGTAAATGTGTTGGGAAGGTGAGCATTGTGGATATCTTATGCTATCTTTGCCAGGATGATCACTTGCTATCGTCTTCCTCTGCCTTGAAAGCTCCTCTTTCTGTTCTGTTGCCTAAGATTCCTGGCCTTGTCATGCATGTGGAACCATCTTCGAGGTATTGAAATTTGTATTTTTGGATTTTTGCTATCTTTTAGTTTCAGAGCTTGTCGATTCTTATCTGGGTTATTATCCTTGATATTTCAGTTTAATTCCCAAGGGTTCTTGATCTGTTTTATGCTTGTTGAAAGAATAAGCAAAAAATGGTAAAAACTTCCATCACAGTCctttttcttgaaaatttgtttagttgttaatttctttcttcatcaaCGCCTATTTATTCTTCTAACCATCAATTTTAATGTCGATTTTATTGCACAAGATCTGTAAATTCCCTCCAAGTTTCATGTACTATAtttgatttgaaaaataatattttagttactGTCAGGATTTAATGTTCTGCTCTGTTTCTTGAAATTCTGTTAACGATCAGTAACTCTGTTTTTAACTTTCAGCTTATTAGAAGCAATTGATCTGATTTTGCAAGGAGCTCAAAACCTGGTAGTACCCATAAGGCCTAGGCACAGTTCTTCAAGTTCAAGGAGAAAACAGCAGCAGAAACTACTGGCAACAACCAACACCCCCACAACCATCCACGCCGGCGGCCGCGAATTCTGCTGGCTAACTCAAGAAGATATAATCAGATTCCTCCTCAGCTCCATCGGCCTTTTCTCTCCTATCCCAGCTCTCTCCATTGACAGTCTTGGTATTATCAGCACTGACATCATTACCGTAGACTACCACTCCCCCGCTGCTTCTGCAGTTGCAGCCATTTCTAGCAGTTTGGCGGACCAGACTTCAGTCGCAGTGGTTGACGGCGACGAGGGTATCTTGATAGGAGAGCTGTCACCACTCACACTAGCCTGTTGCGATGAGACCGTGGCAGCAGCCATCACGACTCTGTCTTGTGGGGATCTAATGGCCTACATTGATTGTGGAGGCCCCCCAGAGGACCTCGTCAGGGTAGTGATGGGAAGGCTGAAGCAGAGAGACCTGGAGGTTATGCTACAAAATTTCACAAACTCAACCACATCACTGGACCcagtttcttcttcttcatcatcagaCGAGGAGTCTGGAAGAACAATGCACAGGTCAGGGAAATACAGTAGGTCAATGAGTTACTCAGCAAGGATGGTGAGAAGAGCAGAGGCAATAGTTTGCCATCCCAAAAGCTCGCTGGTGGCTGTGATGATTCAGGCAATTGCACACAGAGTGAATTATGTGTGGGTTATAGAAGAAGATTGTAGCTTGGTTGGCATTGTTACATTTTGTAATATGCTGAAGGTTTTCAGGGAACATTTAGAGCCTCATCCGATGGCCTGAAGGAAAACATTTTCTTCTAATTACAAGTGAAGTTTTGTTGTTTTGGTTCTAAATCACCTGCTAAGGCTTAGATGATAATGTAGTGAGAGCCTAATTTAAGACAATAAGTGAAGAGGACTGTGTCTGTGATGTGAATGTGGAACCTCTCTTCTTTAGTTTATATatgttctttttatttttaccttTTCTTCTTTGTTGTTTAAATTATGTGAAGTAAAGGGAACGCAGGAAAGCAGACATTGGCAGATGATGTTCGTGTAATGTGTGTTCTCTGCCGGTTTTAGATTTGTATTATTAAGGCTTTTTGTCGGTCATGGTTTTGTTTAGGTTGGGTCATCTCTGTAGTTGTTGTTGGTTGGTTAGGCtcatcgatttttttttttacgcaAAGAGCAAAAGGCTGACAAAATCAGATCTGAACCTTTCTCACATGTGCCCACTGTGTCTGATATGCGAGTTTACTTAACAATTTAAGGGCAcgtagactttttttttttttaaatcaaagatAAACATCATTGATAGGAAGAGATGAGCACAAGGCCATCGCCTACAGTTCACATAAAACCAAATCACTAATGTCAAGAGAATAAATAGACAACAGAGAAAAGCCCAATCTTAAACCCCATAATCCGATTTAATGCTTAACCTGACTAAAGATCTGGACTGCCGCATGAATGTGCGGCTTCTCCTTTGTGAGCTCTGACGGCCTGAAGAGAAGGCCAAAAAGACAGAGGTGGGCTTCCAGCGATCATAGCTAGAAAAAACTGGCCATCCAAGCACTCGATGAAGACCAAGAGGAACACACCAGAAAAAAATTCAAGCTATTTGCAAACTCTCAGATGAAGGAAATCCAAAATCTAGACCTAAACACAACATGCAACCTAGATATATCCTCACAAGGAGAGGAGTCGCCACTAGAACAATGGATATATACATGCAGCTCGATGCAACTGCCTATCCTCGGTCAAGGGAGACTTCATGTAGCTCGAGAAAGGCCAACTGAGATGGCAATGATGTGCTCTTATGGCACAAGGATTGTGCCTTTCGAGGCAACTCTCTAAGCCACTCGAACAGAAACTACCAAAGTATAAGGGCTGAGAAGCATTCGAAACGTGCAAAAAATAAAGAACAACATAATGAAACAGAAAGCAAGAAAGAAGGCAGCTCCAATCAAGCTTCTCAATAGAAAATACGGCTGACAATCTACAAAAGGACCTATTTACACCCCGCCGACTGTAGGGAGGGAATTAGCCCCACAGCTGGACAGAGAGGAGGGCTCCCTACCATTAAGAGAAGTAGAGGAAAACCTCCTAAAGAGGTAGAAAGCATTAGCAAAACCCAGAAAAAAGGGATTGGATCTAGAGAAAAAAACGCTTTCTTTATATGAAGAGAGAAAGAAGAGACGCATATAGAGAAACTCTCTATGGTTGTGCTATATAATTATTAACGCTTTCAGAATGACATATGTATTAATAATACAATAtgaaataacttttaaaaatgtaatttttaaaaaaaatatatgtggcAGTGagttatttataaaattgactaaaatattaattaaaaaggaTGAATGCTTTTTCAATGCTTGTCTAATTTTATACTGAAAATTTaggattttattaaaaataaaaatattagatataaAACTATTTTTCACAAATAAGTGTACACTAAATTTTTCTGTTGTTCATGAATTTGGTTGTCAATTATTTCAGACACATTACACATTTTATTGTTGCATCCGATGTTAACAATgttatttgaaattatatttaatataacaaaaatatttttattttaaattcgaaATTTGAACATTTATACTATTtagcaaaatattttaattttaaaacatggGTCCAATCGGCAACCTTATGAAATAGAAAGAACATTATCTCTACGTTTTCTTTCTTGAAGCAAGAGAGATATGAATAGGTAATGtacataaatataaatgttgtttgTTGAAGtgagattttataaaaatatacagAACATGTAATTTCTAGATGAAAAGGACAGTTTCCTTTTTCCAAGCAGGATTGGACCGACTAGATATTAATGTTTAAAATCATCATCTAAATGTAAAATGGGTCTTCAAGTAGAATCCCAATCCCACGTTGTAGACAGGGACTAGGGATGGCAAGGCAAGGGAAGTGTGGTCCTAGAGGAAGCTGTGTGGCATCAGCTGATTATTGAATCCACTCTTTCATTGTTCTGTTCTTCCTGCACAGATTCAGACCCTGACAGGATATTTCCATTGTCAGAA
This window encodes:
- the LOC110600904 gene encoding CBS domain-containing protein CBSX5, encoding MAVSLLAREISDLCLGKPALRSLPLTATVADALSALKNSDDNFLSVWSCDHTPKKVAGFQGDVDEDDCKCVGKVSIVDILCYLCQDDHLLSSSSALKAPLSVLLPKIPGLVMHVEPSSSLLEAIDLILQGAQNLVVPIRPRHSSSSSRRKQQQKLLATTNTPTTIHAGGREFCWLTQEDIIRFLLSSIGLFSPIPALSIDSLGIISTDIITVDYHSPAASAVAAISSSLADQTSVAVVDGDEGILIGELSPLTLACCDETVAAAITTLSCGDLMAYIDCGGPPEDLVRVVMGRLKQRDLEVMLQNFTNSTTSLDPVSSSSSSDEESGRTMHRSGKYSRSMSYSARMVRRAEAIVCHPKSSLVAVMIQAIAHRVNYVWVIEEDCSLVGIVTFCNMLKVFREHLEPHPMA